From the genome of Desulfobaculum xiamenense, one region includes:
- a CDS encoding AEC family transporter — MSAALLPVFLVILLGHALRRFGFPGDTFWMQAERLTYYLFFPALLMDKLATADFSGLGAMRMGLALAASVAAISVLLLIIRRKLPFDGPAYSSVFQGGVRMNTYVGLAGAAALFGDAALPLCAVAMVAMIPVNNLFCVPVVSRFGGATNGRGLGVLLELGKNPLILGCIAGFAMNVLNPPLPAGALDSLTVLGRAALPLGLLAVGAGLEFGELRRNLLALATSSAAKLVIFPIITATACALLDVTGTARATAIIFTALPTASSSYILARQLGGDAPLMAAIITGQTIISAATLPVMLALIG; from the coding sequence ATGTCCGCCGCACTGCTGCCCGTCTTTCTCGTCATCCTCCTCGGCCACGCGCTGCGCCGTTTCGGATTTCCCGGCGACACGTTCTGGATGCAGGCCGAACGCCTGACCTACTATCTGTTCTTCCCCGCGCTGCTGATGGACAAGCTCGCCACGGCGGACTTCTCGGGCCTTGGCGCGATGCGCATGGGCCTCGCCCTTGCGGCGTCGGTGGCGGCCATTTCGGTCCTGCTGCTGATCATCCGCCGCAAGCTGCCCTTCGACGGCCCGGCCTATTCCTCGGTCTTCCAAGGCGGCGTGCGTATGAACACGTACGTCGGTCTGGCTGGAGCGGCCGCCCTGTTCGGCGATGCCGCACTGCCGCTGTGCGCCGTGGCCATGGTCGCCATGATTCCCGTCAACAACCTGTTCTGCGTGCCCGTGGTCTCACGCTTCGGCGGTGCCACTAACGGACGCGGGCTTGGCGTGCTCCTCGAACTGGGCAAGAATCCACTCATCCTCGGCTGCATTGCGGGCTTCGCCATGAACGTTCTGAACCCGCCGCTGCCCGCTGGCGCGCTGGACAGCCTCACGGTTCTCGGCCGGGCAGCGCTTCCGCTGGGCCTTCTGGCCGTCGGCGCGGGGCTGGAGTTCGGCGAACTGCGCCGAAACCTCCTCGCACTTGCCACTTCATCCGCAGCCAAACTCGTGATATTCCCCATCATCACCGCCACTGCATGCGCCCTGCTCGACGTGACAGGCACTGCACGGGCCACCGCCATCATCTTCACCGCCCTGCCCACGGCCAGCTCGTCGTACATCCTCGCGCGGCAACTGGGCGGCGACGCTCCGCTCATGGCGGCTATCATCACGGGACAGACCATCATCAGCGCAGCAACGCTTCCGGTCATGCTCGCGCTTATCGGCTAG
- a CDS encoding GNAT family N-acetyltransferase: MDIAFHSDCAGINWEEAASVFRRAPLGEREPQPLRQAFESSQIVCFAFADGQLVGLGRALTDGIFQAAIYDICVLPEYQGRGIGHGIVDNILSRLDVRTVLLFSAPGKEPFYAKLGFRRLRTGMGLFSDVTTALDNGYIE; encoded by the coding sequence GTGGACATCGCATTTCATTCCGACTGCGCTGGTATCAATTGGGAAGAAGCGGCATCGGTCTTTCGACGCGCCCCACTCGGGGAACGCGAACCGCAACCGCTCCGCCAAGCCTTCGAATCAAGCCAAATCGTCTGTTTCGCCTTTGCCGACGGGCAACTGGTGGGTTTGGGCCGCGCCCTGACGGACGGAATCTTTCAGGCGGCAATCTACGACATCTGCGTTCTTCCCGAATATCAGGGCCGCGGAATCGGCCACGGCATCGTGGACAACATCCTCTCGCGCCTCGACGTGCGTACCGTGCTACTCTTCTCCGCTCCCGGCAAGGAACCCTTCTACGCAAAACTCGGCTTCCGCCGGCTACGCACCGGCATGGGCCTATTCAGCGACGTGACCACCGCACTCGATAACGGATACATCGAATGA
- a CDS encoding EAL domain-containing protein, whose translation MTASVPSSPNDSRRHTGPGSWLLTVLSAAGALLALAALAVILRPQHSTNVVLNNAERHFLHEHPYLRVGIDREFVPLQFTDANGKARGFSVDYLNLLGVNIGANFEFVGDTWENLPGRLERGEIDLIADMTPTPERQKRFAFTEPVSSHTTHIYVPTHIVEVENLDDLAGRKVGVPAGTALADVVSRHGGFAVIPYRGAAQGLSGLTNGDFDAVVDYTFAFRHTLFKTETQGFKEVGQPVTREDGCLAVTRNNSVLLSILDKGILSIREEQKLSIERKWVGAITHTDSIRHLLQTHAAWLALAAAAVAGIALWNLFLQIGIRRRIADAKSNEARFTAIYANSHDAILILRNMLVVDANPTTQRLLDMSRKELEGQRMTSVIPGIPEAGPYSRQVAQDHYRRAAAGHPQSFEWRLNRPDEKPLDLEIDLHSFHTDEGSFVVAQMRDITSRKRAERELRKQRALLRQLFENSPLAVVMVDTDVNVLDANGAFEELFQFSRSDVQGQHLDSLIVSPELMGEASSFNASIRTGGTVQHETMRRRRDGADVHVAIAASPIMFEGNYIGSYCIYADITDRKIAERQLTHMAFYDRLTGLPNRSMLLDRLTQAISHATADPHYAFALLYLDLDRFKVINDSLGHSTGDLVIEATAGRLRDTLPNVDTISRVAGDEFAVLLTGSITADVAAQAARGIQLALRRPLTVGGHVIQTSAGVGVVMGPQPHASAEFMLRDAEIALYRAKERGLGGLETFTPQMHTQAMHVLEMEADLRRAVEQREFVMHYQPIIDLDTKHLAGFEALIRWEHPTRGLISPGDFIQTAEETGLIIPIGQQVLEMSLRRLADWRKRFPAHDDMFMSINLSARQFTLHDLDERIRATAEAANAPLGAVKLEITESVVMENALSAARQLARLKRLGVSLSVDDFGTGYSSLSYLYDFPVDTIKVDRSFVTRIGAGDEKSKIVHAIIQMAHALNMNVIAEGVELPAQAELLGTLGCDLAQGYLYARPLTSVQAEALIVRMASTSSTLRTSATG comes from the coding sequence ATGACCGCATCCGTCCCGTCATCCCCGAACGATTCCCGCAGACACACTGGACCGGGCTCGTGGCTTCTGACCGTTCTCTCCGCCGCCGGAGCGCTACTTGCCCTCGCGGCGCTAGCGGTCATCCTCCGCCCGCAACACTCCACGAACGTCGTGCTCAACAACGCGGAGCGACACTTCCTGCATGAGCACCCCTACCTGCGCGTGGGCATCGACCGAGAATTCGTCCCGCTGCAATTCACCGACGCCAACGGCAAGGCCCGCGGCTTCAGTGTCGACTATCTGAACCTGCTCGGCGTCAACATCGGCGCGAACTTCGAATTCGTGGGCGACACATGGGAGAACCTCCCCGGCAGGCTCGAACGCGGAGAAATCGACCTCATCGCCGACATGACGCCCACCCCGGAACGCCAAAAGCGCTTCGCCTTCACGGAACCGGTCAGCAGTCACACCACGCACATCTATGTCCCCACACATATCGTAGAAGTGGAGAATCTCGACGATCTGGCCGGGCGCAAGGTCGGCGTTCCCGCAGGCACGGCGCTGGCGGACGTCGTCTCGCGCCATGGCGGCTTTGCCGTCATCCCCTACCGGGGCGCGGCTCAGGGCCTCTCCGGTCTCACGAACGGAGACTTCGACGCCGTGGTGGACTACACCTTCGCGTTCCGGCACACCCTGTTCAAAACGGAAACGCAAGGCTTCAAGGAGGTCGGCCAGCCCGTAACGCGCGAGGACGGCTGCCTCGCCGTGACACGCAACAACTCGGTGCTCCTCTCCATTCTCGACAAAGGCATCCTGTCCATTCGCGAGGAGCAAAAGCTCAGCATCGAGCGCAAGTGGGTGGGAGCCATCACGCACACGGATTCCATCCGCCACCTGCTGCAAACGCATGCGGCATGGCTCGCGCTGGCCGCAGCGGCCGTGGCGGGCATCGCCCTGTGGAACCTGTTCCTGCAAATCGGCATACGCCGCCGCATCGCGGACGCGAAGTCCAACGAGGCACGCTTTACGGCCATCTACGCCAACTCACACGACGCCATCCTCATCCTGCGCAACATGCTGGTGGTGGACGCGAACCCGACCACCCAGCGCCTGCTCGACATGTCGCGCAAGGAGCTTGAAGGCCAACGTATGACGTCCGTCATTCCGGGCATTCCCGAAGCCGGTCCCTACTCCCGCCAGGTCGCGCAGGACCACTACCGGCGCGCAGCGGCGGGACATCCGCAATCTTTCGAATGGCGGCTCAATCGTCCGGACGAAAAGCCTCTCGACCTCGAAATAGACCTCCACAGCTTCCATACGGACGAAGGCAGCTTTGTGGTGGCGCAGATGCGCGACATCACTTCGCGCAAGAGGGCGGAACGCGAACTGCGCAAGCAGCGCGCGCTACTGCGCCAGTTGTTCGAGAATTCCCCACTGGCCGTGGTCATGGTGGATACGGACGTCAACGTCCTCGACGCCAACGGAGCCTTCGAGGAACTCTTCCAGTTTTCGCGAAGCGATGTGCAGGGGCAACACCTCGACAGCCTCATCGTATCCCCGGAACTCATGGGCGAGGCATCGAGCTTCAACGCGTCCATCCGCACCGGCGGAACCGTGCAGCACGAAACCATGCGCCGACGGCGCGACGGCGCGGACGTCCACGTCGCCATCGCCGCGTCACCCATCATGTTCGAGGGCAACTACATCGGCTCGTACTGCATCTACGCGGACATCACCGACCGCAAGATCGCCGAGCGCCAACTCACGCACATGGCCTTCTACGACAGGCTGACCGGACTGCCCAACCGCTCGATGCTGCTGGACCGCCTTACACAGGCCATATCGCACGCCACGGCGGACCCGCACTACGCCTTCGCCCTGCTCTACCTCGACCTCGACCGCTTCAAGGTCATAAACGACAGCCTCGGGCACTCCACCGGCGACCTCGTCATCGAGGCCACGGCCGGACGCCTGCGCGACACCCTGCCCAACGTGGACACGATTAGCCGTGTCGCGGGGGACGAATTCGCCGTGTTGCTGACCGGCTCCATCACTGCCGATGTGGCCGCGCAGGCGGCACGCGGCATCCAGCTCGCCCTGCGCAGACCGCTGACCGTGGGCGGGCATGTCATCCAGACCTCGGCGGGCGTTGGCGTCGTCATGGGACCGCAGCCCCACGCCAGCGCGGAATTCATGCTCCGCGACGCGGAAATAGCCCTCTATAGGGCCAAGGAACGCGGACTGGGCGGCCTTGAGACCTTCACCCCGCAGATGCACACGCAGGCCATGCATGTCCTCGAAATGGAAGCTGACTTGCGCCGGGCCGTGGAACAGCGCGAATTCGTCATGCACTACCAGCCCATCATCGACCTCGACACCAAGCATCTTGCCGGGTTCGAGGCGCTGATCCGCTGGGAGCATCCCACGCGAGGCCTCATCTCCCCCGGAGACTTCATCCAGACCGCCGAGGAGACGGGGCTCATCATCCCCATTGGTCAGCAGGTTCTCGAAATGTCGCTGCGTAGACTCGCCGACTGGCGCAAGCGCTTCCCCGCGCACGATGACATGTTCATGAGCATCAACCTTTCCGCGCGCCAGTTCACACTGCACGACCTCGACGAACGCATCCGCGCCACGGCGGAAGCCGCAAACGCGCCACTGGGAGCGGTCAAGCTCGAAATCACCGAAAGCGTCGTCATGGAGAACGCCCTCTCCGCCGCCCGCCAGCTCGCCCGGCTCAAACGCCTCGGCGTCAGCCTCTCCGTGGACGACTTCGGCACGGGCTACTCCTCGCTGTCGTACCTCTACGACTTCCCCGTGGACACCATCAAGGTGGACCGCTCCTTCGTCACTCGCATCGGCGCGGGAGACGAAAAGTCCAAGATCGTCCACGCCATCATCCAGATGGCGCACGCCCTCAACATGAACGTCATCGCCGAGGGCGTGGAGCTGCCCGCGCAGGCGGAACTGCTTGGGACTCTGGGCTGCGACCTTGCGCAGGGCTATCTCTACGCGCGTCCGCTGACCTCCGTTCAGGCCGAGGCGCTCATCGTGAGGATGGCCTCCACCTCATCCACGCTCCGGACCTCCGCCACAGGTTGA
- a CDS encoding EAL domain-containing protein: MLRSVLIVLLAVSALLCVPAQPLGAQGLEPVTLQLKFRHQFQFAGYYAAVEKGFYREEGLQVDLREGSSGTSPITALLSDDAQFAVHNTEALLDFLDGRPIVALAAIIQHSPAVLLVNPNSGVTRPADLVGKRIMLYKGHDAEILAMLMAAGVGYDNATIIPHSWSSDALSTAGIDAMSGYATNEPLELMDRNERFILFDPKAYGIDFYGDCLFTTRQEISNHPQRVQAFLRASLRGWEYALEHPEEMADLIRSRYAPNKTRAQLLLEAEILRGFILPELVPLGTMNPLRWRHIADKFASLGMAPPAANIDDFIYEPEVMLHSETLRLVLSAGTALAAVALAAVLALYLFNRRLRNAVAARTVELDEQRQTLETILQVSPFGLILGRGRVVEWANAAMARMLDREETSFAGMDSRQLYPNGAEYRRAGSLLVESLENTGIAAVDTIMLRGDETPVDVHLVMRHLDFDNPDRGYIAALMDITERKRNEESNRLAAQVFEQSNESIIITDSSNTIVDVNRTFTLLTGYTPAEALGKKPNVLKSGRHSSEFYTAMWRAIMDDGHWSGEIWNRKKDGELFPAWLRITTLRDAEGRVVNFIGTFSDLTREKKSDESIYRLNNYDVLTELPNRALFLNLLEQELAHAKTNDSGVGVILFDLDNFKTVNESMGIASGDELLLQTGQRLTAAFGGVFTAARLGSDEFALLVPGVKTTESIAPLIPRLQDAITPPYQLPHGEAFMSCSMGISLYPTDASSAEELMRNAENALHHARQTSPKSYAFFSTEMTLRASERLRLETALRHAVDRGEFVLFYQPKVEADTGRVEGAEALIRWMHPEWGIVPPDRFIPALEEGDLIHPVGEWVLREACAACVRIHAHGHADMRIAVNISPKQFLERDVVTLVRDTLDETGLPPAFLELEITEALLVQDVERVAGILAQLKKLGVTLAVDDFGTGYSSLRYLAEFPLDTLKIDRAFIVDVEHDRKSAAITTMVQSMAHTMGLHVVAEGVENDAQIDFLRNLGCVTVQGYYYSRPLPEDQFLRWLDAHPAPTQPSPNTCDH; this comes from the coding sequence ATGCTCCGCTCTGTGCTGATCGTTCTTCTTGCGGTGTCCGCACTGCTCTGCGTCCCTGCGCAGCCACTTGGCGCGCAGGGTCTAGAGCCCGTCACCCTGCAACTCAAATTCCGGCATCAGTTCCAGTTTGCGGGCTACTACGCCGCCGTCGAAAAAGGCTTCTACAGGGAGGAAGGACTCCAGGTCGATCTGCGGGAAGGATCATCCGGCACGTCCCCCATCACTGCGCTCCTGTCGGACGACGCGCAGTTTGCCGTCCACAATACCGAGGCGCTACTCGACTTTCTCGACGGCAGGCCCATCGTGGCTCTCGCCGCCATCATCCAACATTCCCCGGCGGTGCTCCTTGTCAATCCGAACTCCGGAGTCACCCGCCCGGCGGACCTCGTCGGCAAGCGCATCATGCTCTACAAGGGGCACGACGCGGAAATCCTCGCCATGCTCATGGCCGCTGGCGTCGGCTACGACAACGCGACCATCATCCCCCACAGCTGGAGCAGCGACGCATTGTCCACCGCCGGAATCGACGCCATGTCCGGCTACGCCACCAACGAACCGCTCGAACTCATGGACCGCAACGAGCGATTCATCCTGTTCGACCCCAAGGCCTACGGCATAGACTTCTATGGTGACTGCCTATTCACCACGCGACAGGAGATATCCAACCATCCGCAACGCGTGCAGGCCTTCCTGCGCGCATCGCTTCGCGGCTGGGAATACGCGCTGGAGCATCCCGAGGAAATGGCCGACCTCATCCGCTCGCGCTACGCTCCGAACAAGACGCGCGCCCAGCTCCTGCTGGAAGCCGAAATCCTGCGCGGATTCATCCTGCCGGAACTCGTCCCCCTCGGCACCATGAACCCGCTGCGCTGGCGGCACATCGCGGACAAATTCGCCTCGCTCGGCATGGCCCCGCCAGCCGCCAACATCGACGATTTCATATACGAGCCGGAGGTCATGCTCCATTCGGAGACGCTACGTCTCGTTTTGAGCGCAGGCACTGCCCTGGCCGCCGTGGCGCTGGCCGCCGTGCTTGCGCTCTATCTGTTCAACCGCAGGCTGAGAAACGCCGTTGCCGCGCGCACCGTGGAGCTTGACGAACAGCGCCAAACCCTCGAAACGATCCTGCAGGTCTCGCCCTTCGGCCTCATCCTCGGGCGGGGCAGAGTCGTCGAATGGGCCAACGCCGCCATGGCCCGCATGCTCGATCGCGAGGAAACGTCCTTCGCGGGAATGGACTCCCGCCAGCTCTATCCGAACGGCGCGGAATACCGCAGGGCGGGCTCCCTTCTCGTCGAATCCCTCGAAAATACCGGAATAGCCGCGGTGGACACGATCATGCTGCGCGGCGACGAAACGCCCGTGGACGTGCATCTCGTCATGCGCCATCTCGATTTCGACAATCCGGACCGGGGCTACATCGCCGCACTGATGGACATCACCGAACGCAAGCGCAACGAGGAGAGCAACCGCCTCGCGGCGCAGGTTTTCGAGCAAAGCAACGAATCCATCATCATCACCGACAGCTCCAACACCATCGTCGACGTCAACCGGACCTTCACCCTGCTCACCGGGTACACCCCGGCGGAGGCGCTTGGAAAGAAGCCGAACGTACTGAAGAGCGGACGGCACTCGTCGGAATTCTACACCGCCATGTGGCGCGCGATCATGGACGACGGACACTGGAGCGGCGAGATATGGAACCGTAAGAAGGACGGCGAACTCTTCCCCGCATGGCTGCGCATCACCACCCTGCGCGACGCCGAGGGACGCGTGGTGAACTTCATCGGCACCTTCTCGGACCTCACGCGGGAAAAGAAGAGCGACGAGAGCATCTACCGTCTCAACAACTACGACGTGCTCACCGAGCTGCCCAACCGGGCGCTGTTCCTGAACCTGCTCGAACAGGAACTGGCCCACGCAAAGACCAACGACAGCGGCGTGGGCGTCATCCTCTTCGATCTGGACAACTTCAAGACTGTCAATGAATCCATGGGTATAGCCAGCGGTGACGAACTGCTCCTGCAGACAGGCCAGCGTCTGACTGCCGCCTTCGGCGGCGTCTTCACCGCCGCGCGCCTCGGCAGCGACGAATTCGCGCTCCTCGTGCCCGGCGTGAAGACCACCGAATCCATCGCTCCGCTCATCCCGCGCCTTCAGGACGCCATTACCCCGCCCTACCAGTTGCCCCACGGCGAGGCCTTCATGAGTTGCTCCATGGGCATTTCCCTGTACCCCACGGACGCGTCCAGTGCGGAGGAGTTGATGCGCAACGCAGAAAACGCCCTGCACCACGCCCGTCAGACAAGCCCCAAGAGCTATGCATTCTTCTCCACGGAGATGACGCTTCGCGCGTCGGAGCGGCTGCGGCTCGAAACGGCCCTGCGCCACGCCGTGGACAGGGGCGAATTCGTGCTCTTCTATCAGCCCAAGGTCGAGGCGGACACCGGCCGCGTCGAAGGCGCGGAGGCGCTCATCCGCTGGATGCATCCGGAATGGGGCATCGTGCCGCCGGACCGATTCATCCCCGCCCTCGAAGAGGGCGACCTCATCCACCCCGTGGGCGAATGGGTCCTGCGCGAGGCCTGCGCCGCGTGCGTGCGCATCCACGCCCATGGACACGCTGACATGCGCATCGCCGTGAACATCTCGCCCAAGCAATTTCTCGAACGCGACGTCGTCACCCTCGTGCGCGACACGCTCGACGAGACGGGCCTGCCCCCAGCGTTCCTCGAACTCGAAATCACCGAGGCGCTCTTGGTGCAGGACGTGGAACGCGTCGCTGGCATTCTCGCCCAACTCAAGAAGCTCGGCGTCACCCTCGCCGTGGACGACTTCGGCACTGGCTATTCGTCGCTCCGCTACCTCGCAGAATTCCCGCTGGATACACTGAAGATCGACCGGGCCTTCATCGTCGACGTCGAGCACGACCGCAAGAGCGCGGCCATCACCACCATGGTCCAGTCCATGGCCCACACCATGGGCCTGCACGTGGTGGCCGAAGGCGTCGAGAACGACGCGCAAATCGACTTCCTGCGCAATCTCGGCTGCGTCACCGTGCAGGGCTACTACTACTCCCGCCCGCTGCCCGAGGATCAGTTCCTCCGCTGGCTCGATGCGCACCCCGCGCCCACGCAGCCATCTCCGAACACCTGCGATCACTGA
- a CDS encoding tetratricopeptide repeat protein produces the protein MAASRDNSGLSRRDFMFGGLRKLRERTSTVLDEKTDDAPEANGDITPQDAMLGRDAFVSGNAAYARSDYETAIPEYRECLRILPRHSEARQRLGYCLYRAGQHLQAKIEFERVLRERGGRDNFSSLYLGLTLAQMGKRDKAAEAWRGYFNPEEVRIMRELNVQTALIESSEDYPLEDAVECVEEAIAARKEELLAGEG, from the coding sequence GTGGCAGCATCAAGGGACAATTCAGGTCTCTCCCGCCGCGATTTCATGTTCGGCGGACTGCGCAAACTGCGCGAGCGCACCAGCACGGTACTCGACGAAAAAACCGATGACGCGCCTGAGGCCAATGGCGACATCACCCCGCAGGACGCCATGCTCGGGCGCGACGCCTTCGTCAGCGGCAACGCGGCATACGCCCGCTCCGACTACGAAACAGCCATCCCCGAATATCGCGAATGCCTGCGCATCCTGCCCCGCCACTCCGAAGCGCGGCAACGGCTGGGCTATTGCCTCTACCGCGCGGGACAGCACCTGCAGGCGAAAATCGAATTCGAACGCGTCCTGCGCGAACGCGGCGGCCGTGACAACTTCTCCTCCCTCTACCTCGGGCTGACGCTTGCGCAAATGGGCAAGCGCGACAAGGCCGCCGAAGCCTGGCGCGGCTACTTCAACCCCGAGGAGGTCCGCATCATGCGCGAACTCAACGTGCAGACCGCACTCATCGAATCCTCCGAGGACTACCCGCTGGAAGACGCCGTCGAGTGTGTCGAGGAAGCCATCGCCGCGCGCAAGGAAGAACTGCTCGCCGGTGAAGGCTGA
- a CDS encoding diguanylate cyclase domain-containing protein, which translates to MTLPERPEDMPQHIQRMRPYICLALAAVYLGAARGAIVFTQTDGFAHIWPAAGIGLAAMHLCGLRIWPAILLADMASAVMAGQPLDTAFVWSGGNTAALGVSSLLLRRFVPGCAFQKSARGMVLFIAFGPLVASLLSASTGWLGAEFTSRPIPSGFPHLIWAWFLSDFSGIVVLTPLVLGWLSERPSVPPRLVSVEGLALCASLAFMSWLIFGVGAGSDVLEYPLSFGLFPFLAWATFRLDTRSLTLVHLLLAGYALMPTMEGYGPFAIIEHPHSIHLLQLFVSGIASTSLIIHAILHERAQAETALRASRDELQQLNDRLEERVAERTAELTTALADLRTAGEIYRNIFTHAVDGIFQTDAEGRVTHANASLAHILGYDDANDLLREVNTLPHAIMLASEDDAPRFHALISAKGAAETFEFLARKADGGHAWLSMSVRAALDSAGRVTGMNGIVRDITDQKRSQQALARRATHDELTGIANRSLFHEAFARMLTLAQRNGTGLGLLYIDMDNFKHVNDTYGHNAGDAVLVEAVARMRSRLRKSDLMARIGGDEFAILLPDTTTREQAEAVAHDILATLDRPFDLDCGRIDIHASIGASLYPQDADTAQGLLEQADAAMYRAKRNARNASGPTSGSRKE; encoded by the coding sequence ATGACCCTGCCCGAGCGCCCCGAAGACATGCCGCAGCACATCCAGCGTATGCGGCCTTACATCTGCCTCGCCCTCGCCGCCGTCTATCTCGGGGCAGCGCGCGGGGCCATCGTCTTCACCCAGACCGACGGCTTCGCCCACATCTGGCCCGCGGCTGGCATCGGCCTTGCGGCGATGCACCTGTGCGGCCTGCGCATCTGGCCCGCAATCCTCCTCGCGGACATGGCCTCGGCCGTCATGGCTGGCCAGCCCCTCGACACGGCCTTCGTCTGGTCCGGCGGCAATACCGCCGCGCTTGGCGTCTCCTCCCTGCTGTTACGCCGATTCGTCCCCGGATGTGCCTTTCAGAAAAGCGCCCGGGGCATGGTGCTGTTCATCGCCTTCGGCCCCCTCGTCGCCAGCCTTTTGAGCGCCTCCACAGGCTGGCTCGGGGCCGAATTCACCTCGCGCCCCATCCCGTCCGGCTTTCCGCACCTGATCTGGGCGTGGTTTTTGTCCGACTTCAGCGGCATCGTCGTGCTCACGCCTCTGGTGCTCGGCTGGCTAAGCGAGCGCCCAAGCGTCCCCCCGCGGCTCGTTTCCGTGGAAGGACTAGCGCTGTGCGCCAGTCTGGCCTTCATGTCATGGCTCATCTTCGGCGTCGGCGCTGGCAGCGACGTGCTGGAATACCCGCTCAGCTTCGGCCTGTTTCCCTTCCTCGCATGGGCGACATTCCGGCTGGACACGCGTTCCCTCACGCTGGTGCATCTGCTCCTCGCCGGATACGCCCTGATGCCAACCATGGAAGGATATGGTCCCTTCGCCATCATCGAGCACCCGCATTCCATCCACCTGCTGCAACTCTTCGTCTCCGGCATCGCCTCGACCTCGCTGATCATCCACGCCATCCTCCACGAACGCGCGCAGGCCGAAACCGCCCTGCGCGCCAGCCGCGACGAATTGCAGCAGTTGAACGACCGGCTCGAAGAGCGCGTGGCCGAACGCACGGCAGAACTCACCACGGCCCTTGCCGACCTGCGCACCGCAGGAGAAATCTACCGCAACATCTTCACCCACGCCGTGGACGGCATCTTCCAGACCGACGCCGAGGGCCGCGTGACCCACGCCAACGCGTCTCTGGCGCACATCCTCGGCTACGACGACGCAAATGACCTCCTGCGCGAGGTGAACACGCTTCCCCACGCCATCATGCTCGCCTCGGAGGACGACGCACCACGCTTCCACGCGCTCATCAGCGCCAAAGGCGCGGCGGAGACCTTTGAATTTCTAGCACGCAAGGCCGACGGCGGCCATGCATGGCTGTCCATGAGCGTCCGTGCGGCGCTCGACAGTGCAGGGCGCGTCACGGGCATGAACGGCATCGTGCGCGACATCACGGATCAGAAGCGCTCGCAGCAAGCCCTTGCCCGCCGCGCCACACACGACGAACTGACCGGCATTGCCAATCGTTCTCTGTTCCACGAGGCATTCGCCCGCATGCTGACCCTCGCGCAACGCAACGGGACGGGGCTGGGCCTGCTCTACATCGACATGGACAACTTCAAGCACGTCAACGACACCTACGGGCACAACGCGGGAGATGCCGTGCTCGTGGAGGCTGTCGCACGCATGCGCTCCCGCCTGCGCAAGTCGGACCTCATGGCGCGCATCGGCGGCGACGAATTCGCCATCCTGCTTCCAGACACGACAACCCGCGAGCAGGCCGAGGCCGTCGCTCACGACATCCTCGCCACCCTTGACCGCCCCTTCGACCTCGACTGCGGGCGCATCGACATCCATGCAAGCATCGGGGCAAGCCTCTACCCGCAGGACGCCGATACGGCACAGGGGCTTCTCGAACAGGCCGACGCGGCGATGTACCGCGCCAAACGCAACGCCCGAAACGCATCAGGTCCAACATCAGGCAGCAGGAAAGAATGA